The nucleotide sequence TTCCTGAAATAGGAAGAtacctcctccctcacacccaagCAACCACTGGTCACACATCATACTTCGGAAAGGCCAGCTTCTGCTTCTAGGGTGATTCTGAAATCTATCAAAGCCAAAGAGACATTTCATTACAAAGGGACCCTCAGTACTCTGATACACCCTTTGGGACCCTCTCAACAAGCGTGTTTCCCTCttatttatattgattttttcttaccaaagcactgctcatccctgccttatggtggtgctggggactgaacctgggacctttgctgcCTGGGGTATGAAAGACACTTGGCAAAACCAttctgctctctccccagccctttcctcttatttttctaAACCTAGAAGATTGGCATGAGCTCAGACCCAATACAATCAATAGACACAGACCACTAGGAGGAAAAGTGGGGGTGTCCATTTCCCAGCGGGAAGCCACTACCAGCTCAATGAGCAGGGCCAGGGCCCCACAGGCAGGTGCTAGCAATGTTCTGAAGCCACAGATGGGCCTCAGCTGCTGCTGTTGTGACCCGAGCTTGCAGGCACACTTGTGGCTCTTTTAAtcactccccttcaggtgagcTGCACTCAGAGAGCAATGATCATGCCAGTTACAGAAACCATAGACATTACCATAGCCGCACCCCACCCGCCCATTAATTTCGGGTGAAGTATTTCTATCCTTGCTCCAATGCAAATCAAATCTGCCTTGCATTATCTGATCCTTTCCTAACTCAATTTCTCAAGTTCCTTAAACATCAGGGCTTGCTCAGACCCAACCAGATACCCCGTCGTCTTTCGCATACGCAgaataaaaaagattttcaaaGCCATCAAATCCAGTAGGGGACACCACTTAAGAAATAAACCAGGCTCCCTGTAGGGCCTTCACTGTTATTCAGACTGTATTTCCATTTAAAAGGGCAGAAATTGGGGAgataaaaataagaaggaaaacagCTTCAGAGCCTGGCCTGTGTGCCCTCTGGACTAGAAGGGCCTGTGAAGACGCTGAGCTCCGGGTCCCAGCGGCCTGAGCCTGCCGGACCTTCCGCGCAACGGCCAACAGCAGCACCAGAGACAGgtggtcagagacagagagagatggtcaGAGACGGTCAGcgatggatggagacagagatggtCAGAGACAGAGACGGTCAGCGATGGATGGAGACGGAGATGGTCAGAGatggtcagagacagagagagaggtagacagccATAGTCAAAGATAGAGAGGTCAGCAATGGTGTTTGGAGCCTGGGAGGCCGGAAGGGCGCCGCGGGGCAGGCTGGAGGCCGCTGTGGTCCATCGGTCCGTGTGTCCTTCGGTCCATCGGTCCGTGTGTCCGTGTCCAGAGGCATGTGGGCGCCTGCCGCTGGGCAGGTGCGGGTGTCGGTGCAGACCCGCCTCTGGCCGGGGGCGCCGCAGGGCCCAGCCAGTCTCaccgccgctgccgccgctgcCGCCCCCGTCCCCGGGAAGCCCCCTTCGCGCCCGCACGGACCCGCCTCCGGGAAGCCCCCCGTCTCCCGCCCCCGGGAAGCCCCCGGCCGGTGTCGGCGCGCGGCCGGCGAGACCCTGCGAGGCCGAGACCCTCCCGGAGCGGCGCGGGGCGGGCCCAGGGCGCGTGTGCGGGGCGGTCTCCCTGCGCTGCGGGGCCTGCGCGCTGCCTGCGGCTCGGGAATCCGCGCGGCCCAGCCTCCGCccgcccgcccctgcccctgcccctgcccggcctgcccctgcccaccctgcccctgcccgGCCTGCCCGGCCTgcccctgcccaccctgcccctgcccctgccccccctgCCCGGCCTGCCCGGCCTgcccctgcccaccctgcccctgcccctgccccccctgCCCGGCCTGCCCACCCTGCTTCGGTTCTGCCCCTGCTCGGAGGGCGGCGGCGGCAGCACAGGCTGCGCCCTAGGGAGCCCGGGCTCGCACTGCtccgctcctcctcctcctcctcctccccctccccaccctcttctccatcctcctcctcctccccctcagcTCTCACCCTCCTCCtggccctgcccctcctccctccctcccgccagcgccctcctccccctccccaccctcttctccatcctcctcctcctcctccgctctCACCCTCCTCCtggtcctgcccctcctccctccctcccgccagcgccctcctcctcctccccatccagcccctcatcccacccccacccagccccgctcctctccgtctcccctcctcctcctcctcccctgctccCGCTTCCTCCCCGcgctcctccctcttcctcccgcgcccgcgcccgctcCTCCCCGCCCTCCTCCGCTCCTCTCGGCGGCGACGGGAGCCGCTGTGCTGGGGCCGCTGGGCGCTGCGATGGCCGGAGCGGGGGGAGGCGCGGCGGCGGGGCCGGGGGCTCGGGACTGCGGGCGGGCGGGTCGCTGCCGCCGCCTGGCGCTGCTCGGGGCGCCCTCGCCACTTAGTTTGTGAAGGCGACGCCGGAGGAAGCCCCGCCAGGCCCGgcccccgcccgccgcccgccgcccagACCCGGGGCCGGAACCGGGACCCGAGACCAGAGACCCGGGAGCCAGGTCCGGCGCGCAGAGCCGAGACGCGAACCTAGAGCCCCCGACCGGACCTGCCGCAGCCGGGCGCGCAGACTCCAGAGCCGGCGCGGAGCCCGGAGAGCCCGAGAGCCCGGAGAGCCCGAGAGCCCGGCCCGGCTTGGAGCCCGGAGCCCGGAGCCCGGAGAGCCCGGCCCGGCCTGGCACTGAGACACTGGGGCGCGGAGACCCGGACACCCGGACACCCGGACACCCGGAGACCCGAGACCCGGACACCCAGACACCCAGACACCCGGACACCCGGACACCCGGACACCCGGACACCCGGAGACCCGGAGACCCGGACACCCGAGACCCGGAGACCCGGACACCCGGACACCCGGACACCCGAGACCCGGACACCCGGAGACCCGGACACCCGAGACCCGGAGACCCTGAGACCCGGACACCCGAGACCCGGAGACCCGAGACCCGGAGACCCGGAGACCCGGACACCCTGAGACCCGGACACCCGAGACCCGGAGACCCGGAGACCCGGACACCCGGAGACCCGGACACCCGAGACCCGGACACCCGGAGACCCGGAGACCCGGACACCCGAGACCCGAGACCCGAGACGCGGAGACTCGGAGACTCGGAGCCCCGAGACCGGAGCCCCGAGACCCGGCCCCCCGCCCGCGCGCTCCCGGCCCGGCCGCGCTCCCATTGCGCCCCTGCTTCTGGGGGCGCCGCGCGTGCGAGCGAGTGCGGGGCTCCGCCGGGACAGACGGCCGGACCGACGGCGGGACAGACGGCCGGGCCGGGCCCCTGCGCAGAGCTGCCCGCCCCCCGGCCGGCCGGCCGGACATGTCCATGCCCACGTGAAGATGGATTTAGCGCCCGGCGTCGTGTGGCTGCTCGCGGTGCTCGTGGAAGGCGTCTCCGGACAGGGCGTGTACGGTGAGTGACCTTGTGCTCGCGGGCCTGCGCCTCCCGCCCGGCCCCGCACCCGCGCCCGCACCCGCGACGGGCCGTGCGCCCTGCAGCTCCCGGGAGAGCCGCGCTGCCCCCGGCTGGCttcgcgccccgcgccccgcgccccgcgccctctccccgtccgtctgtctgtccccgtccgtctgtctgtccccaGCCACCGGCCCACCTCGCCCACCCTCTGCTGCCAGTGCCCCCGGGCTGCATTCCGGCCCGGGAAGTGGGTGGCGGTCGCGGCCGCGGGCACCGGCTGGGGAGAGGCGGCCGAGCGGTGGGACCCGAGCCCGGGCGCGTGGGGCGGAGGGCAGGGCGCCTGCCGGGCTCCCCGGAGGGCTCGGGCCTCTGCGGAGGCCCCTCTGGCGGCTGAGGACCGAGCCAGGGCGCCGTGGCCCGCGGGGCCGTGCGGGGCCTCGGTGCGAAGCCGGGTCCCTGTGCCCGGCCGTGTGCGCGGAAGGACGCTCGTTCCCAGGCTCTGGCTGCATTGCGAGAGTCTCCGCCTGGGACGCGCGGCCAGGGCCACCGACGGGGGCGCGCATCTACTTCTGTGCTCCCGAGGCTCGGCGGCGGGGCTGTCCGGAGAGGGGCGAGGGGCGAGGGGCGAGGGGAGCGGGGCTGGAGGGGCAGGGGGCCCGCGGGGAAGGAGGGCTGCGGGGTCTCGTTCTGGGCCCGGCGCTCGGTGCTGCTGCTATGTCGGTGCCTGGGCTGTGCGACTGCAGGGAGGGGCCCCGCGAGCCCCGCACCCCCGGCCTCCCTGCGCGGCACGGCGGGCTGGGCCGGAGTGCGGGGGCCTGGCCTCCGGAAGCTCCCGGGGAGCCTGGGGGGCGCAGTGTTTGCAGACTGGCTGCAGGGGACACTCCCGAGCCTCGGCTGCCTGTCCCCGCTGGACTGCGGCCGGCCGGCGGACTGGGCGGGGGTTCCCGGCAGCCACGCCCCTCCCCAGTCTCCCCGCTTCCCTCCTCCGCGCTGCCGAGGCGTTTTTCACTTGAGAAGCCAGGCAGGGCTGCCACCCCCTCTCCCCGCTCCCCCAAGTGAAAGGGTGGTTGGTGCTGGGTGGGTGTATGGAAGGCATGATGCAGAGGCTCTGGGCAGATCTGCTTGGGGATGGAGGAGGTGGGGCCTGGAGAGAAGGAATCCAGTGCACTTTCTTGCCTTTTCGCTGGACTCTGGTTTCCCCAGATGGCTTGGAGAGGCCAGGATTGTAGCCACAGCGGAAGGAAGGCGGGAGACCCAGCCTTTCCAGGGCAGCGCTCCTGGGAGCGCCAGAGCCTGAGCTCCTCGGACAGCTCAGTCTGGACTCCTGTCTCGGCGCAGGTCTTCTCAGCTGAAAGTAATTTTGACATGATGCTAGTGCTGCGGCTATTTCTATGCAGGCGATGCTAAGAAGGGGATCCACAGGATAGGTAGgaactgcctgcctgcctgcctgcctgcctgcctgcctgcctgcctgcctgcctgcctgccttctgaAGCCAGGCTTCCATTTTCCCATCCAGGTTATCTGTCCTCTGTCTGAGCTGAGCTGTAGGAGTGGTGCCCAGTAGCCAAGGGCCGCATACAAAGAGCCCTGTGCTTTGCTGGCTTAGGCAGAGGCCCTTCTGCTGCTGGTGGTTGTGGGAGATGCGACCTTAGGCTCTGTTTTCATATTGGTGTGGTTACTACTCACTGAACTGGGGACAGAATCGGCTCCACGTGGAAATGAATCAGCCGCGCTGGCGGCTGCAAACACCATAGACTTCAGACTGGGCTCAGCATCAGCGTCTGCTTCACACTTTGTATGTCACAGAAGTCGGGTCCTCAGTCGCTGGAAGACTGGGTAGCTGTGAAAATCAGACCTTTAGGGTCAGAAATCACAACTAGCAATCACTGGCTAGCAATCAGGACCTTTCCTAAACTAACATGAAGGGGTTCTGTGTTTATTTGTGCTAAGGCTAGAGAGAGGCATGGATCTCAGTGTAAGGTTATCTATCGTAGGGCCCTTGTTACCGTCAAAGGATTCTTTGTTTTTGCtaatattcattatttattggatagagagaaatagagaagggaggggagggggaaggggaggggagagagagagagaccagcagtacaacttcaccactcaggaagcttcccctgtaggtgggaaccaagggcttgaacccgggtccttgcagttgtggcgtgtgctcaaccgggtacaCCACCTCTCCTGTGGCATAAAAGTCTTTATTCTGGGCCAGGCGGTGGgccacctggctaagtacacacattacaatgcacaaagacacgggttcaagcccccggtgaaggagtggtgaagcagggctgcaggtgtctctctgtctctctcctctgtttcccccatcccctctcaatttctctctgtctctatccaataataaataaataaacaatattattAAGAAGTCTTTATTCCTGTGTCGCTTTACTTGCCTGTATCTGTTATATGCaggacaatttctctctgtctctatccaataataaataaataaataaataaataaacaatattgttAAAAAGTCTTTATTCCTGTGTCGCTTTACTCGCCTGTATCTGTCATATGCAGGACACTTTTATAGACACAGCGTACTTTTTATTCCCATGTACTATTAGCTAGGttgaagaggaaataaaaaatattttctagacAAGTCAGACAAATCACTGCATTGTAGCCAGAACTTACTTTCATCAATGAGAATTGTATCTCTGAGATTTTTGTGATGGAGCTGGGAAGTCTGTCCCCCTTTTTGAATGGAAGCTCTGGGTAggaaatcttgatttttttttttttttctttttagaaattgAGAATGTCTGTCTAATGCTTGGATTGTGTTGTTTTGAATTACTATCTCTCTCCAACTCAGTTTGGTCCCCGTGCTCATTACTTATATGTGAAAGTTTCTGCTGGAGACCATGAACTTCCTGCCATTTATCTTGGAATATTACTTAGCTGAAGGAATTACGCTTGAGATCTGTGTTTGTCTGGCATTTGGGCAGGTGACTTTATCCTTTGATAGACATCTGCCTGTCTAACCTTGGTGAAGGATTCAGAGACCATGACAAACTTTcaaatagggccaggtggtggtgccgtGGGCAGggtatgcatgttaccatgcacaggctCCTGGGTCCtaacccctgggccccacctgcagggagcagcttcatgagtggtgaagcagggctgcagacgtcTGTCTCCCCTTTGCCCCCTTTccttgttgatttctctctgcctctgttcaataagtaaaaaataaaatatcaaacaaAACCTTTAAGATCTGATATTTTACCTGCACATCCCTTTTCTATATATAACATAGACCTCATTTAGAAACGCTTCTTAAGGCGGTCTGCAAGACAGCCGTCATTATGAAGCAGGGCCAGGGAGCGTCCTGTGGCTTCCCAAAGACATTCCCTTTAATCATGTTGATGAATAATACTCGTTTGATGTCgtatctttgggagtcgggcggtagtgctgcgggttaagtgcaagtggcgcaaagagcaaggactggcgtaaggatcccggttcgagctcctggctccccacctgcagggggagtcgcttcacaagcggtgaagcaggtctgcaggtgtctgtctttctctccccctctctgtcttcccctcctctctccatttctctctgtcctatctgacagcaatgacatcaataactacaacaataaaaaagggcaacaaaagggaataaataaatattagaaattacaTATTTTCCTTCTTAAACTTTAAAAAGTTACTGGCATGCAGACTTTTCTAATGAAGTCTAAAGTTGTGTTTCAATTTTCTTAACTGATTAAAAATTTGCCAAATACGCAGAAAGTCACTAAGTGAGAGAATGAACTGGTCCTCCTTGTAAAATTGGCCGAATACCCAGAAAGTCACTAAGTGTGAGAATGAACTGGTCCTCCTTGTAAAAATTGGCCGAATACGCAGAAAGTCACTAAGTGTGAGAATGAACTGGTCCTCCTTGTAAAATTGGCCGAATACGCAGAAATTCACTAAGTGAGAGAATGAACTGGTCCTCTTTGTAAAATTGGCCGAATACCCAGAAAGTCACTAAGTGAGAGAATGAACTGATCACTCCTTGTTGGCAAACTTGACTTTGTCAGAGCCGTGACCGTAGTTGCTGCCCTGCTGTGTGGACGCGGAACGACGGTCCCAGTGTGAACCCCACCAGAGAGTGTGCGTCCTGCAGTCTCTGAAGTGGAAGAGCCAAACACGGTTCCTCTCCATGTTTTCAAGCTCACTGGGAAGCCATTCTGTGACCGTTGACGTGATTGTAGATATTGTGGGTCGTGACGGCACTGAGAATCTTACTTCATGTCAGCGTCTCAGATATCTTACAAGAAAGGGAGCCCCGGTCATTCCGCACAGTAGGTTTTTACTTACGGCCTATCATATGCACGATTTCCAAGGAGACGACAGATTCCAGCTTCAGTAGCATAGGATGCATCACCACAACAAAGGAGCTGCAAAGGGCTTCACGTTGTGGGACTCCAGAAGTAACTGCCTATCCCAGAGCACACTTATCCCAGAGCACACCTGTCCCAGAGCACACCGATCCCGGAGCACACCTGTCCCAGAGCACACCTTACTCAGAGCAAACAGATCCCAGAGCACACCTGACCCAGAGCACACCGATCCCGGAGCAAACCTGTCCCAGAGCACACCTAGACCAGAGCACACCTCTCCCAGAGCACACCTGTCCCAGAGCACACAGTTCCCAGAGCAAACCTGACACAGAGCACACATCTCCCAAAGCACAGCGATTCCGGAGCACACCTGTACCAGAGCACACCTTGACCAGAGCACACCTGTCCCAGATCACACCTCTCCCAGAGCACACCTGTCCCAGAGCACACCTCTCCCAGAGCACACCTCTCCCAGAGCACACCTGTCCCAGAGCACACCTCTCCCAGAACACACCTCTCCCAGAGCACACCTGTCCCAGAGCACACTGGTCCCAGAGCACACCTGTCCCAGAGCACACCTTACTCATAGCACACAGTTCCCAGAGCACACCTGACCCAGAGCTCACATCTCCCAGAGCACACCTTACTAAGAGCAAACAGATCCCAGAGCACACCTCTCCCAGAGCACACCGATCCCAGAGCACACCTGTCCCAGAGCACACCTCTCCCAGAGCACACAGTTCCCAGAGCAAACCTGTCCCAGAGCACACCTGTCGCAGAGCACACCTCTCCCAGAGCACACCTCACCCAGAGCACACCTGACCCAGAGCTCACATCTCCCAGAGCACACCTTACTAAGAGCAAACAGATCCCAGAGCACACCTCTCCCAGAGCACACCGATCCCAGAGCACACCTGTCCCAGAGCACACCTCTCCCAGAGCACACAGTTCCCAGAGCAAACCTGTCCCAGAGCACACCTGTCGCAGAGCACACCTCTCCCAGAGCACACCTCACCCAGAGCACACCTGTCCCAGAGCACACCTGTCCCAGAGCACACCTCTCCCAGAGCACACTTGTCCCAGAGCACACCTCACCCAGAGCACACCTGTCCCAGAGCACACCTCACCCAGAGCAAACCTGTCCCAGAGCACACCTGTCCCAGAGCACACCTGTCCCAGAGCACACCTCACCCAGAGCACACCTGTCCCAGAGCACACCTGTCCCAGAGCACACCTGTCCCAGAGCACACCTGTCCCAGAGCACACCTCTCCCAGAGCACACCTTACTCAGAGCACACAGATCCCAGAGCACACCTCTCCCAGAGCACAGCTCTCCCAGAGCACACCGATCCCGGAGCATACCTCTCCCAGAGCACACTGATCACAGAGCACACCTGTCCCAGAGCACACCTTGACCAGAGTACACCTCTCCCAGAGCACACCTGTCCCAGAGCACACCTGTCCCAGAGCACACCACTCCCAGAGCACACTTGTCCCAGAGCACACCTCACCCAGAGCACACCTGTCCCAGAGCACACCTGTCCCAGAGCACACCTGTCCCAGAGCACACCTGTCCCAGAGCACACCGATCCCGGAGCACACCTCTCCCAGAGCACACTGATCCCGGAGCACACCTGTCCCAGAGCACACCTTGACCAGAGTACACCTCTCCCAGAGCACACCTGTCCCAGAGCACAcctctcccagaccacacctgtCCCAGAGCACACCTCTCCCAGAGCACACTGATCCCGGAGCACACCTGTCCCAGAGCACACCTTGACCAGAGTACACCTCTCCCAGAGCACACCTGTCCCAGAGCACACCTTACTCAGAGCACACCTCTCCCAGAGCACACCTGTCCCAGAGTACACCTGTCCCAGAGCACATAGTTCCCAGAGCACACATGTCCCAGAGCACACCTCACTCAGAGCACACCTGTCCCAGATCACACCTCTCCCAGAGCACACCTCTCCCAGAGCACACCTGTCCCAGAGCACACCTCACCCAGAGCTCACCTGTCCCAGAGCACACCTCACTCAGAGCACACCTGTCCCAGATCACACCTCTCCCAGAGCACACCTCTCCCAGAGCACACCTGTCCCAGAGCACACCTCACCCAGAGCTCACCTGTCCCAGAGCACACCTCACTCAGAGCACACCTGTCCCAGATCACACCTCTCCCAGAGCACACCTCTCCCAGAGCACACCTGTCCCAGAGCACACCTCACCCAGAGCTCACCTGTCCCAGAGCACACCTCACTCAGAGCACACCTGTCCCAGATCACACCTCTCCCAGAGCACACTTGTCCCAGATCACACCTCTCCCAGAGCACACCTCTCCCAGAACAGACCTCTCCCAGAGCACACCTGTCCCAGAGCACACCTCACTCAGAGCACACCTTACTGTGCTGCAAGACCTGCCTGTGAGTCCCTGACTCCTGCCTTGGGGTGGGGGCACGGGGCCACACGGAACAGCATGGCGGATAATCAGACTTCTCCGACAAGGTTTACGTGcacaaatgtttgtttttttaaatttataaactgtaaatattgacaagaccataggataagaggggcacaactccacacaattcccaccaccagaactccgtatcccatcccctcgtctgatagctttcctgttctttatccctctgggagcatggacccaggtcactgtggggtgcagaaggtggaaggtctggcttctgtaattgcttccccgctgaacatgggcgttgacaggtggatccacactcccagcctgtctctctctttctctagtggggcagggctctggggaagcggggcactaagacacattggtggggttctctgcgtGGGTTGgtgtcatgctggcatctggaatctgtgtCTTCACTGAGGTTCCTTGCACAGCTCATGCCAGGTGTGTCTCCAAGCCGCCATCCTGGCTTTGCTCTCAggaatgtttttttgttgttatctccagggttgtcgctgcaGCTGGGTGCCAGCAGTGCCCGTCCATTGCTACTGGTCCATTTTTTtactggagagaaatggagagagcaggggaagacggagagggggagcgaaagacaggcacctgctgacctgcttcacacctgtgaagcgactcccctgcaggtggggagccgggggcttgaaccgggatccttaggccagtccttgtgttttgggccacgtgtgcttaacccgctctgctgcTGCTGGCCCCCTACTaatgtttttttatgtttttttttttcccctccagggttattgctgggctcggtgcctgcaccatgaatccaccgctcctggaggccatttttccccctttttgttgcccttgttgttgtagcctcgttgtggttattattattgccattgttgaagttgatcgttgttggataggacagagagacatggagagaggaggggaagacagagagggggagagaaagatagacacctgcagacctgcttcaccgcctgtgaagcgactcccctgcaggtggggagccggggactcgaaccgggatccttacgccggtccttgtgctttgcgccacctgcgcttaacccactgcgctaccgcccgacccccttaacgCTTTTTTAAATGGTTGTTGACCTTGGTAAATGAGCCCACGGCCTGAACACCACCTCCACTGAGGAGCCTCCCTCAGTCAATGTtcgttttactattttattttattttattttattttatttcacggAGATGGAagggtaaaacagagagagagagagagagagagagagagagagagagagagagagagagggagagagggagggctgCTCTGCTTTCACACAACACCCCAGGGTGTCTGacacggtgctcccatgtgccTTGTGgcagaacccagggccttgaacatgcTAAGGGACATACTCTATTGGGTGGACTGTCTCCCTGCGCCCCCTGAATAGTACGTGATGGGAGACACATTAGCCAGTGACTTCACGCACAGTCCACCACCTTCCAGGATACACGAGAAGCTAAAGTGAACGCATGAACGTAAGCAGATGGGCTCAGGCTAGCAAACACGTGCGTATGACTAAGGGGCAAATCATATTCCCTCCGCTGAAACACTGTCAACGGCTCTCATGAAGGTTAAGaatagggagccgggtggtggcgcacctggttgagcgcgcatgttacagtgcccaaggaccctggttcgagcccccggtcgccacctgcggggggaagcttcatgagtggtgaggccgGGCTTTTTTAGAACTCTTGTTCTctgttgttttgtgttttccagAGCCCGAGCACACTGTCTGCAGGGAGACTTGTTAAAACCCTGCGTACCCACTGTCAGCTCACATACTTATTCTCCTCCTTTCGTGATAAAGCCGTGTGCTTATTTCACGTTTTATACCAGAACAATTCCATTTTCTTGCTTAACTATCCCACCGCTCGCTGATCCCTGTTAAGCTTTTTTTATATTGCGGTTTTATTCTTTTCCAAGAAACCATGGTATTTTTAGTCTTGTGTCTTAAAACGCTGTATACCATTTTCGGTCGATGTCACTGGTGGAATTCGATAGAGAGAAGATCTCCGTCTTATATAGCAACTCTTCCGAGATCTAATGTCACAGAAATGGATTCAAATATACCTTCGCCATTCCACATTTATCATAAGTGCACCACTGAAAGAGTAGGCGATGGTGGCATGAAAAGTATTTTAGAAATTAGACAGGTGCTACAAATTAGAAGTCGGTGCCGTCACATGGTGGAGCTTGTTCTTTTtgtctgttctctccctctctactccttctctctcaatttctccctgtgtcgttcagtgataaataaataaaataaaaaagattaacagAAAAATGAACAAACGAGAGAGAAGTAAGGTCCTGgtgaaacaaatgaacaaaaaacaaATATCACTCCCCATATGGTTGCATTTTTGTAACTGGGCAGAGGGGATGCACGTCACTGGGCTTGAGGAGCACAGTAGGTCTGCATGAGAAGCTCAGAGTGTGAGGTGTTCCGGCTCAACAGAAAGCAAAGCAGAAGCTctcctgagcagtgctctcctctcactctagcagactgtgctccctgagcagtgctctcctctcactctagcagactgtgctccctgagcagtgctctcctctcactctagcagactgtgctccctgagcagtgctctcctctcactctagcagactgtgctccctgagcagtgctctcctctcactctagcagacagtctccctgagcagtgctctcctctcactctagcagacagtctccctgagcagtgctctcctctcactctagcagactgtgctccctgagcagtgctctcctctcactctagcagactgtgctccctgagcagtgctctcctctcactctagcagactgtgctccctgagcagtgctctcctctcactctagcagactgttctccctgagcagtgctctcctctcactctagcagactgtgctccctgagcagtgctctcctctcactctagcagacagtctccctgagcagtgctctcctctcactctagcagacagtctccctgagcagtgctctcctctcactctagcagactgtgctccctgagcagtgctctcctctcactctagcagacagtctccctgagcagtgctctcctctcactctagcagacagtctccctgagcagt is from Erinaceus europaeus unplaced genomic scaffold, mEriEur2.1 scaffold_534, whole genome shotgun sequence and encodes:
- the LOC132536519 gene encoding collagen alpha-1(II) chain-like, whose product is MWAPAAGQVRVSVQTRLWPGAPQGPASLTAAAAAAAPVPGKPPSRPHGPASGKPPVSRPREAPGRCRRAAGETLRGRDPPGAARGGPRARVRGGLPALRGLRAACGSGIRAAQPPRRRRKPRQARPPPAARRPDPGPEPGPETRDPGARSGAQSRDANLEPPTGPAAAGRADSRAGAEPGEPESPESPRARPGLEPGARSPESPARPGTETLGRGDPDTRTPGHPETRDPDTQTPRHPDTRTPGHPDTRRPGDPDTRDPETRTPGHPDTRDPDTRRPGHPRPGDPETRTPETRRPETRRPGDPDTLRPGHPRPGDPETRTPGDPDTRDPDTRRPGDPDTRDPRPETRRLGDSEPRDRSPETRPPARALPARPRSHCAPASGGAARASECGAPPGQTAGPTAGQTAGPGPCAELPAPRPAGRTCPCPREDGFSARRRVAARGARGRRLRTGRVRHRPTSPTLCCQCPRAAFRPGKWVAVAAAGTGWGEAAERWDPSPGAWGGGQGACRAPRRARASAEAPLAAEDRARAPWPAGPCGASVRSRVPVPGRVRGRTLVPRLWLHCESLRLGRAARATDGGAHLLLCSRGSAAGLSGEGRGARGEGSGAGGAGGPRGRRAAGSRSGPGARCCCYVGAWAVRLQGGAPRAPHPRPPCAARRAGPECGGLASGSSRGAWGAQCLQTGCRGHSRASAACPRWTAAGRRTGRGFPAATPLPSLPASLLRAAEAFFT